Genomic window ([Eubacterium] hominis):
AACATACGACCTGATCTTTGAATGGACGAATATGGGTGGTTTCTTGTGAAAAACAGATAAAATCATCCGTGCCTGGCTGTACCTCTGTTTTAGAAAAATCAATAGAATCCGTATATACACGAGCAGGTGTACCGGTCTTTAAACGAAATGTTGTAATACCCAGATCACGCAAGCTCTGGCTTAATTGATTGGTTGTTGGCTCATTATCTGGACCACTTGATGTAGAAGTATGCCCTACCAAAACCGTAGAGCTCATAAAAGTTCCTGTTGTCATAATCAATGCCTTACATGGTATGATTTGACCATCCTGTTGAAGAACACCTGTGATTTTCCCATTCTCCGCAAGGACTTTTTCCACACACATTTCTCGCACTTCTAGGTTTTCCTGATGTAGACAAACCTCCTGCATATATTTTTTATAAGCGATTTTATCTGATTGTACACGCAAACTTTGTACCCCCGGACCTTTTGTGGTGTTTAGCATCTTGAATTGCAAAGCTGTCGCATCTGCAGCTTTTCCCATTTCACCGCCAAGTGCATCAATTTCACGTACTACGATTCCTTTTGCAGGTCCGCCAACACTGGGATTACATGGCATAGATGCAATCATATCAATATGCATGGAATATAAAATAGTTTTTTTATTTGTACGGGCACAAGCAAGCGCCGCCTCTACACCTGCATGACCTCCACCAATTACGATAACATCTACCATATTCATTCCTCCATTCTAATGAAATTTTGTTCCACATCTAGGGCAGTAGCAGACATTGGAACCAATACTTGCACCACATTTGGGACATGTTCTTTCTTTCGCAAATAACTCACGATCAAATTCATAGCTGTATTCTTTTTTTATCTCTTTCCTTCTCATATTTAATTGAAAAATATATCCACTAATCAATAAAGAAACAATCGCAAGAACACTACCTGTGACAGTATATGTCATATAATGTTTTATAAAAGCATATATTGCTGCAGCTGCGCATAGGATTCCAGCTATTAAAAAGATTGTAAACATAGTCCAGCGTTCTTTTAGACATAAACGTGAATAACTGTTTTTCATATAACGACCTTCTTTCTTTTAAGGAATCCTGCCTTAAAAATATTCCTATCGTTCTATATTATAGACTACTTTTTTGTGAAATAATAGAATTTTTTTATCTTTTTAGTGATAACACTTTCTTTTCCTATAATTTTTTATATTCTTAACTTTGTTTGCTATTTTCCGACAAAATCTGTTCTCGCTTTCTGATATCCTTATAGAAAAAGATACATAACACTGGTGCCATGAAACACCATGCAATGGGTTCCGCTAATGCAACCCCCAAATAACCTGTATAAGGGATAAGCAAAAATGTTGCGGCTGTTTTTGTGATCATTTCAATCGTACTGGATACAATTGGTATTTTGCCATTGCCAAGTCCCTGCAAGCCATTACGATAGATAAATAGAATCGCTAGTACAAAATAAAACAAAGACATCACTCTTGTATAAAAAGCTGATAAAGAAATGACCTCTTTTTGGCTTGCGTCTACCAAAAGTGTGATCAGCACATCAATACAGGTATACGATATCAAGATTACGATAATTACCCAAATCAATGCGATGACAATACTTTTCTTCATCCCTTCACGTATGCGCTGATATTGTGCAGCGCCTAAATTTTGTGATACAAAGGTAGTATCCGCAATCGCAATACTGATCAATGGCTGCATAAACATCTCTACAATCTTTCTCGCGGCTGTCTGAGCCGCAATCACACTTTCGCCAAGAGAATTTACAGCACTTTGTAAAATCACTGTTCCAAGTGATACAATAGAATTCATTAACCCCATAGAAATCCCCATACTGATTTGACGATGGTAAATTGCTTTTTCCACATGGAAATCTTTTTTCTTTATGATAAATATTGGATATCTTCTTTTTATATATAGAAAGCATAAAACAACGGAGAGCATCTGTGCAATCACAGTCGCAATACCTGCACCGGCAATCCCCCATGAAAAAATTGCGATAAACAGATAATCTAAGATCACATTGCTGATACTGGCGATAATCAAAAAGTATAATGGCGTCTTACTATCTCCAATTGCCCGCAGCATGCTCGCAAACATGTTGTATAACATGGTAATACATAAGCCTCCATATAGTATGAACAGATAGCCATCTGCCATATCAATAATACTGTCTGGTGTCTGTAGTAGCTTTAAACTTGGACGTTTGATTAGTAATGCCACAATCGTCATGACAATTGTGGAAAGTATACAGAAACGTACACAGCCAGCGCATGCATGTCGCATGCCTTCTTCATCTTTTGCGCCATAGTATTGGGCAATCATAATACTAGATCCCATAGCGATTCCACTTGCAAAGCCAATAATCAAATTCGCAAGCGATGTACTGGCACCCATTGCCGCAAGAGCATTCACACCAAGGATCCTGCCTACCATCATGGTATCAGCCATCATATAAAACTGTTGAAATACATTTCCTAATAATACCGGTATCGCAAAAGCTAAAATCAGCTTCATTGGATTTCCTTTAGTCATATCCTTCATTTGATCACCTGCCTGTCTAGTGCCTCATTTTATCACATTGAAAAAGAAGATGCAATTAACATCTTCTCATCATCTGTATCAAAAACTGAAATATTTTTGGTGCATCCGCTGCTTTTAAAAGCTTCATAATTTTCGATGCATCTTTTGTTAACATGCACATTTCCCCATTATTTTTTTGAAGCTGTA
Coding sequences:
- a CDS encoding MATE family efflux transporter, translated to MKDMTKGNPMKLILAFAIPVLLGNVFQQFYMMADTMMVGRILGVNALAAMGASTSLANLIIGFASGIAMGSSIMIAQYYGAKDEEGMRHACAGCVRFCILSTIVMTIVALLIKRPSLKLLQTPDSIIDMADGYLFILYGGLCITMLYNMFASMLRAIGDSKTPLYFLIIASISNVILDYLFIAIFSWGIAGAGIATVIAQMLSVVLCFLYIKRRYPIFIIKKKDFHVEKAIYHRQISMGISMGLMNSIVSLGTVILQSAVNSLGESVIAAQTAARKIVEMFMQPLISIAIADTTFVSQNLGAAQYQRIREGMKKSIVIALIWVIIVILISYTCIDVLITLLVDASQKEVISLSAFYTRVMSLFYFVLAILFIYRNGLQGLGNGKIPIVSSTIEMITKTAATFLLIPYTGYLGVALAEPIAWCFMAPVLCIFFYKDIRKREQILSENSKQS